From one Desulfatiglans anilini DSM 4660 genomic stretch:
- a CDS encoding ABC transporter ATP-binding protein produces MMLKVEQVHFRYHRVPVLKGVTLQVGHGELCGLFGPNGCGKTTLFKCCLGFLRPQGGRICLAGSDIKGLKVREMAKLAAYVPQDHKPPFPYRVLEVVLMGRTPHLGGMFGIDRGNYQKAEEAMELLEISEWADQPYNALSGGQRQLVLIARAIAQEARVIFLDEPTSALDFHNQVKIWGVLRSVTARGITILACCHDPNHVSWFCDRVVVMNHSGVIADGPPDRAMSQETLDRIYEGTCAVHRVGGVRMVLPSGLAGRQGMDREGLYDLDAASQGIDRRRLTRRSIEGPSAADRKHVQGSLYPEIVAGRGRVSNL; encoded by the coding sequence ATGATGCTCAAAGTGGAACAGGTGCATTTTCGATATCATCGTGTGCCGGTCCTGAAGGGGGTCACGCTTCAGGTCGGTCATGGCGAGCTTTGCGGGCTCTTCGGCCCGAACGGCTGCGGCAAGACGACGCTCTTCAAATGCTGCCTCGGTTTTCTGCGGCCCCAGGGCGGGCGGATATGCCTGGCCGGGAGCGATATCAAGGGGCTCAAGGTGCGTGAGATGGCGAAGCTCGCGGCCTACGTGCCTCAGGACCACAAACCCCCGTTCCCCTATCGTGTCCTGGAGGTGGTCCTGATGGGGCGCACCCCGCACCTCGGGGGGATGTTCGGCATCGACCGAGGCAATTATCAGAAGGCCGAGGAGGCCATGGAACTCCTCGAGATCAGCGAATGGGCCGACCAGCCCTACAATGCCCTTTCCGGGGGGCAGAGGCAGCTGGTCCTCATCGCCCGGGCCATTGCGCAGGAGGCCAGGGTGATTTTCCTCGATGAACCGACCTCCGCCCTCGACTTCCACAACCAGGTGAAGATCTGGGGGGTCCTGCGCAGTGTAACGGCCCGCGGCATCACGATCCTGGCCTGCTGCCATGATCCCAACCATGTGTCCTGGTTCTGTGACCGGGTGGTGGTGATGAACCACAGCGGCGTCATCGCCGACGGGCCTCCGGACAGGGCGATGAGCCAAGAGACCCTGGACCGGATTTACGAGGGCACCTGTGCGGTCCACCGTGTCGGGGGCGTACGCATGGTGCTGCCGAGCGGCCTCGCGGGAAGGCAAGGCATGGATCGGGAAGGCCTTTATGACCTGGATGCCGCTTCCCAGGGGATTGATCGGAGGCGGTTGACGCGACGCTCGATCGAGGGGCCCTCCGCGGCCGATCGAAAACATGTTCAGGGGAGTCTGTATCCGGAAATAGTGGCAGGGCGGGGGCGGGTTTCCAATCTATAA
- a CDS encoding TonB-dependent receptor, PCPU motif-type, producing MRAGRGRWARLAALGLLLCWPHVSEAADVKEEETETHHIGEITVMAPQPGVEITTEKTIIRMDEFKKPGEVRSLTDVLNEIGGIDVQRINPLLASPGDEVSIRGLNEGRMVIEIDGRRINQTGHNGRYIVDWSTINMDDVERIEVIRGGHSVLHPFAIGGVINVITKKGKKTTNLKPDATVGAGIGRYDTSNLSASVNGGAADWIGYNVSASRQQTDGYLRNNFQDNHSYNGHLSFYLPKDATIELGAKYTDVNYGFPVINDPSRPDYDPDYPIFIPADADNLRHLPSSVQYPGDEVPQWTKHTTYLDAIFRMPVGPGEFKFHAFSQEGRRWVSSYSGTSFTNDVQVNDRTEGYILQYGDVKLGDHHLVTAGLEYQELGSPPANPIIYKVQSAYAQDVIGLGEKWRLTPGVRYYKVDMDTYYSWMEQGVDKPVMPTGGKQQTESGFYPSLKADFQAAPDTALYAAVSRSYRLPCPUDYYWWARCASQDNPELKPESAWEYELGLIQDFKATTLRAAVWYYDIQDFINDNGITAPGTGLGSGCLYNIDHFKLYGGELEAAVRLGPRLRATMAYVYQEYDVEENPVFEKEWTYYLPGLLPKHKVKLLARYNVWEDGWFQLSSRYVYKREAQKGTVLDDYITLDLGFEQTFRFQGIKYTASVFMGNVTGTDYQEQSGYFMPKYVWGLQIGARF from the coding sequence ATGAGGGCAGGAAGAGGAAGATGGGCCCGTTTGGCGGCCCTCGGGTTGCTCCTGTGCTGGCCGCATGTTTCGGAAGCGGCTGACGTGAAAGAGGAGGAAACAGAGACCCACCACATCGGCGAGATTACGGTCATGGCGCCGCAGCCGGGCGTGGAGATCACCACGGAAAAGACGATCATCCGCATGGATGAATTCAAAAAACCCGGTGAGGTGCGGAGTCTGACCGATGTCCTGAACGAGATCGGCGGCATCGATGTGCAGCGCATCAACCCGCTCCTGGCGAGCCCGGGGGACGAGGTGTCCATCCGGGGGCTGAACGAAGGCCGGATGGTCATAGAGATCGATGGGCGCCGGATCAACCAGACCGGCCACAACGGCCGTTACATCGTCGATTGGTCCACGATCAACATGGACGATGTCGAACGGATCGAGGTCATTCGCGGCGGCCACTCCGTGCTGCATCCCTTCGCTATCGGCGGGGTGATCAACGTCATCACGAAAAAAGGGAAAAAGACCACCAACCTCAAGCCTGATGCGACTGTCGGGGCGGGGATCGGCCGCTACGATACCTCGAACCTGTCGGCGTCGGTCAACGGGGGGGCGGCCGATTGGATCGGCTACAATGTTTCGGCCAGCCGCCAGCAGACCGACGGATATCTGAGAAACAATTTCCAGGACAACCACAGCTACAACGGGCATCTCAGCTTTTACCTGCCGAAGGATGCGACGATCGAACTGGGTGCGAAGTACACGGATGTGAACTACGGGTTTCCGGTGATCAACGATCCATCCCGGCCGGATTACGATCCGGATTACCCCATTTTCATCCCGGCGGATGCAGACAATCTGAGGCATCTCCCCTCCTCGGTCCAATACCCGGGAGACGAAGTCCCCCAATGGACCAAGCACACCACCTACCTGGATGCCATCTTCCGTATGCCGGTGGGTCCGGGGGAATTCAAGTTCCATGCCTTCAGCCAGGAAGGCCGGCGCTGGGTGAGCAGCTATTCGGGGACGAGCTTCACGAACGATGTCCAGGTGAACGATCGCACCGAGGGGTATATCCTCCAGTACGGGGATGTAAAACTGGGCGATCATCACCTGGTGACCGCAGGGTTGGAATACCAGGAACTGGGAAGCCCCCCGGCCAACCCGATCATCTACAAGGTCCAGTCGGCCTATGCGCAGGATGTGATCGGCTTGGGTGAAAAGTGGCGCCTGACCCCCGGGGTTCGCTACTACAAGGTGGACATGGACACCTATTATTCCTGGATGGAACAGGGCGTCGATAAGCCCGTCATGCCGACAGGCGGCAAGCAGCAGACGGAGAGCGGTTTCTATCCTAGCTTGAAGGCGGATTTCCAGGCTGCGCCGGATACGGCCCTTTATGCCGCTGTCAGCCGGTCATACCGCCTCCCGTGCCCGTGAGACTACTACTGGTGGGCGCGGTGCGCCTCACAGGACAACCCGGAGTTGAAACCGGAGTCGGCGTGGGAGTATGAACTGGGTCTCATTCAGGATTTCAAGGCGACGACGCTCAGAGCGGCCGTCTGGTATTACGACATTCAGGACTTCATCAACGACAACGGCATCACGGCTCCGGGAACGGGGCTTGGGAGCGGCTGCCTTTACAACATCGATCACTTCAAGCTCTATGGTGGCGAACTGGAGGCAGCCGTTCGACTCGGTCCCAGACTGAGGGCGACTATGGCCTATGTCTACCAGGAATATGACGTGGAGGAAAACCCGGTCTTCGAGAAGGAATGGACCTATTATTTGCCGGGGCTGCTGCCGAAGCACAAAGTCAAGCTCCTTGCGCGGTACAATGTGTGGGAAGACGGCTGGTTCCAGCTGAGTTCGCGCTATGTCTACAAACGCGAGGCCCAGAAAGGCACGGTCCTGGATGACTACATCACCCTGGACCTGGGATTCGAGCAGACCTTCCGCTTCCAGGGCATAAAGTACACCGCCAGCGTTTTCATGGGCAACGTGACCGGCACGGACTATCAGGAGCAGTCGGGCTATTTCATGCCCAAGTATGTCTGGGGCCTTCAGATCGGGGCGCGGTTCTGA
- a CDS encoding SAM-dependent methyltransferase, whose product MPASLDSPGVTGEWRDASTDALPGERGSGRLFVISTGPAGPRTSTLQALEALERVQVLAAPEQQVQLFGDYIAGKPVLFDPWKGLFDFKGKRVWDLGEAERERFQEERFRLRDERVGLIREVLAAGQDFGLLETGNPCLFGPGHWYKEPFDPDEVVIIPGMGCDAAAMAALGQSTIPAHDIRYLVQTSPYSLTVDGRLDRAALEDIARHACTLVLYMALRDTGHVFEALREVLPGDTPCAVVYWAGYPGRQRVLRGRLDCMSADLSEEEEDFMGLLFVGRFLEGKPYEASLNRLGRTRGRVAGAGPADE is encoded by the coding sequence ATGCCCGCGTCCCTTGATAGCCCAGGCGTAACCGGGGAGTGGAGGGATGCCTCGACGGACGCCTTGCCCGGGGAACGGGGGTCCGGACGGCTCTTTGTGATCAGCACGGGGCCGGCTGGCCCCCGGACCTCCACCCTGCAGGCGCTGGAAGCGCTCGAGCGGGTGCAGGTGCTGGCGGCCCCGGAGCAGCAGGTTCAGCTCTTCGGCGATTACATCGCCGGGAAGCCCGTGCTTTTCGACCCCTGGAAGGGGCTGTTCGACTTCAAGGGGAAGCGGGTCTGGGATCTGGGCGAGGCAGAGCGGGAGCGTTTCCAGGAGGAGCGTTTCCGACTGCGGGATGAGCGGGTCGGACTGATCCGCGAGGTCCTTGCCGCAGGGCAGGATTTCGGCCTCCTGGAAACCGGGAACCCCTGCCTCTTCGGTCCGGGCCACTGGTACAAGGAGCCGTTCGACCCCGATGAGGTGGTCATCATCCCGGGTATGGGCTGCGACGCAGCGGCGATGGCCGCCCTCGGGCAAAGCACGATCCCCGCGCACGACATCCGTTACCTGGTGCAGACCTCACCCTACAGCCTGACGGTCGATGGCCGGCTGGATCGCGCCGCGTTGGAGGATATCGCGCGCCATGCCTGCACGCTGGTCCTCTACATGGCCCTGCGCGACACCGGACACGTGTTTGAGGCTCTGCGGGAGGTTCTGCCGGGAGACACGCCCTGCGCCGTGGTCTACTGGGCGGGCTACCCCGGGCGCCAGCGCGTGCTGCGCGGCCGTCTCGACTGCATGTCCGCCGACCTCTCCGAAGAGGAAGAGGACTTCATGGGCCTTCTGTTTGTCGGCCGGTTCCTGGAGGGCAAACCTTACGAAGCGAGCCTCAATCGACTCGGCCGCACCCGCGGGAGGGTTGCGGGGGCAGGGCCGGCCGATGAATAG
- a CDS encoding FecCD family ABC transporter permease — MNRGGDGPVAAGASERNRYLVLAVLLVLLGGTAVLGMTVGAYDIGPAEVFRVLFDRFFPGLDDGGISPLHSTVIWNLRLPRVLLNIGVGVALASAGAVFQGCFRNPLVEPYILGVSSGAAFGAALGILFPRFALSIQGLAFVFSALAVCGAYGLGRVRNETSVVGLVLAGVIIGSVFSSLVGVLKYMAHDAALREIVFWLMGGFYYAGWRDVQIVAPVVLVSFAGMWLHAWKLNVLSMGDEEARAMGVHPERWKGLFIALATLATAVSVASVGVIAWIGLMMPHATRLMVGPDHRYLLPAAALLGAIYLVVCDTLARTLTSAEIPIGILTSLLGAPYLFYLLRSKGKMVFG; from the coding sequence ATGAATAGGGGCGGGGACGGTCCCGTTGCAGCAGGCGCCTCGGAGCGCAACAGGTATCTCGTCCTGGCGGTTCTGCTGGTGCTGCTGGGAGGGACGGCGGTGCTGGGCATGACCGTCGGGGCCTATGACATCGGACCCGCCGAGGTATTCAGGGTCTTGTTCGACCGGTTCTTCCCGGGGCTGGACGACGGCGGCATCAGCCCGCTGCATTCGACGGTCATTTGGAATCTCCGGCTGCCGCGGGTCTTGCTGAATATCGGAGTCGGGGTGGCCCTGGCCTCGGCCGGGGCGGTCTTTCAGGGGTGTTTCCGGAATCCCCTGGTCGAGCCCTACATCCTGGGGGTCTCCTCCGGGGCCGCCTTCGGCGCAGCGCTGGGGATCCTGTTCCCGCGCTTCGCCCTTTCCATCCAGGGCTTGGCCTTCGTCTTCAGCGCCCTGGCGGTCTGCGGCGCCTATGGCCTGGGACGCGTCCGCAACGAGACCTCCGTGGTTGGCCTGGTGCTGGCCGGGGTGATCATCGGTTCGGTGTTTTCATCCCTGGTGGGGGTGCTCAAGTATATGGCCCATGATGCGGCCCTGCGGGAGATCGTTTTCTGGCTCATGGGAGGCTTCTACTATGCCGGGTGGCGGGATGTGCAGATCGTCGCGCCGGTGGTGCTGGTCAGTTTTGCCGGGATGTGGCTGCATGCCTGGAAGCTGAACGTCCTCTCCATGGGCGACGAGGAGGCCCGCGCCATGGGCGTGCATCCGGAGCGCTGGAAAGGTCTGTTCATCGCCCTGGCCACGCTCGCGACGGCGGTATCCGTCGCATCGGTGGGGGTCATCGCCTGGATTGGCCTCATGATGCCGCATGCCACCCGCCTCATGGTGGGGCCGGACCACCGCTACCTCCTCCCCGCGGCGGCCCTGCTGGGAGCCATTTATCTGGTGGTGTGCGACACCCTGGCGCGGACGCTGACCTCGGCCGAGATCCCGATCGGGATCCTGACGTCGCTGCTTGGGGCGCCTTACCTCTTCTATCTGCTCCGGAGCAAGGGGAAGATGGTTTTTGGTTAG